Below is a genomic region from Candidatus Binatia bacterium.
GCTGCGGCGTCTCGAGGCGCTCGGGTTTCCGGTGAATCCGAACATCGAGCGCGCTGCGGCGATCGACGACGTGCTCGAGTACTGCGCGCGCTGGGAGAAGCGGCGCGACGAGCTCGACTACGAGATCGACGGCGTCGTGATCAAGGTGGACGACCTCGCGCTCCAGGAGCGCCTCGGCGTCGTCGCGCGCGATCCGCGCTGGGCGATCGCCTTCAAGTTCAAGCCGCGCGAGGCTAGGACGAAGCTCCTCGACATCGTCGTGAGCGTCGGCCGCACCGGCACGCTGAACCCCAACGCCGTGCTGAAACCCGTGCAGATCGGCGGCGTCACCGTGAAGAGCGCGACGCTGCACAACATCGAGTACATCGAGAGCAACGAGATCCGCATCGGCGACACCGTGCTCGTGACGCGTGCCGGCGACGTGATTCCGCGCGTCGTCGGTCCGGTGCTCTCGGAGCGCACCGGGAAGGAGCGGCGCTTTCGCATGCCCGACCGCTGCCCCGTCTGCGGCTCCGACGTCGACCATCCGGAAGACGAGGCGATGTCGCGCTGCACGAACGCCGCCTGCCCCGCGCAGGTCTACGAGCGCGTGCGCCACTTCGCGTCGCGCGGCGCGATGGACATCGAAGGCCTCGGCGACGTGATGTCGCAGCAGCTCACCGAACTCGGCCTGGTGCGCGACATCGCCGACGTCTACAAGCTCGACGAGGCCGCACTCGAGAGCGTGCCGCGCACCGGCAAGAAGAGCATCGAGAACTTGCTGCACAATGTCGAGCGCTCGAAGTCGCGCGGCTTGGCGCGGCTGCTCTACGGCCTGGGGATTCGCTTCGTCGGAACGCAGACGGCGCAGATTCTCGCAGGCGACTTCGGCTCGATCGACGCGATCGCCGAAGCGAGCGAAGAGGAGCTGCAGCGCAGCGAGGGCGTCGGTCCCGAGGTCGCGCGCAGCGTCGCGCTCTTCTTCAAGCAGAAGGCGAACCGCGAGATGATCGCGCGCCTAAAGCGCGCCGGCCTCGACGTGACGGCGCCGATGCGCGAGCGCGCACCCGACGGCGTGCTCGCCGGAAAGACGTTCGTGCTGACCGGAACGCTGGCGAACCTGACGCGGGACGAAGCGACGGAGCTGATCGTCGCGGCCGGCGGCAAAGTCACCGGCTCGGTGAGCAAGAAGACCGATTACGTCGTCGCCGGCGACGAGCCCGGCAGCAAACTCAACAAAGCCGAACAACTTGGCATCACGATCCTCGACGAAACGGCACTCCGCAAACTCCTGTCCCCCTGAGCGTCCACTTGTGTCACCCTGAGCGGAGTCGAAGGGGCGCATCACCGTGTCACCCTGAGCGTCCACTTGTGTCACCCTGAGCGTAGCCGAAGGGGCGCCTCACCGTGTCACCGCACCACCGTGTCACCCTGAGCGTCCACT
It encodes:
- the ligA gene encoding NAD-dependent DNA ligase LigA → MTPRKALARAESLREQIDEANYRYYALDDPEITDAEFDALLRELIEIENEHPDLRTPDSPTQRVGAAASERFAPFRHARPMLSLANAVTADELRAFDERARKAAGGDVAYVCELKIDGLAIALDYRDGSLARGGTRGDGSVGEDVTANLRTVKTIPLRLRRSAASKNEPAFVEARGEVYLRKSEFDRLNVARERDGLPAFANPRNAASGGVRQLDPTLTAQRRLSFFAYQLVSNDGLTTQWESLRRLEALGFPVNPNIERAAAIDDVLEYCARWEKRRDELDYEIDGVVIKVDDLALQERLGVVARDPRWAIAFKFKPREARTKLLDIVVSVGRTGTLNPNAVLKPVQIGGVTVKSATLHNIEYIESNEIRIGDTVLVTRAGDVIPRVVGPVLSERTGKERRFRMPDRCPVCGSDVDHPEDEAMSRCTNAACPAQVYERVRHFASRGAMDIEGLGDVMSQQLTELGLVRDIADVYKLDEAALESVPRTGKKSIENLLHNVERSKSRGLARLLYGLGIRFVGTQTAQILAGDFGSIDAIAEASEEELQRSEGVGPEVARSVALFFKQKANREMIARLKRAGLDVTAPMRERAPDGVLAGKTFVLTGTLANLTRDEATELIVAAGGKVTGSVSKKTDYVVAGDEPGSKLNKAEQLGITILDETALRKLLSP